In Nitrospira sp., one genomic interval encodes:
- a CDS encoding DUF423 domain-containing protein encodes MARAIRSSQFAGLGALLAATSVAAGAFGAHALKAILDPPMLAVFETAARYQMYHALGLFVVAWAFRETGHRLVATAGWLLCMGILLFSGSLYLVSLAGIKWLGAVTPLGGLSFITGWLCLGWSVWRNDTASGDADAVR; translated from the coding sequence ATGGCTCGCGCGATTCGGTCATCTCAGTTTGCGGGGTTGGGAGCGCTGTTGGCCGCGACGTCCGTTGCAGCCGGGGCGTTCGGCGCCCATGCCTTGAAAGCGATCTTGGATCCGCCGATGCTCGCGGTGTTTGAAACGGCGGCGCGGTACCAAATGTACCATGCCCTCGGCCTGTTTGTCGTAGCCTGGGCCTTCCGCGAAACCGGCCATCGATTGGTGGCGACAGCCGGGTGGCTGCTCTGTATGGGGATCCTGCTGTTCAGCGGCAGCCTCTACCTTGTGTCGTTGGCCGGAATCAAATGGCTGGGGGCGGTGACGCCGCTCGGCGGCCTGTCGTTCATCACCGGGTGGCTCTGCCTGGGGTGGAGCGTATGGCGGAACGACACGGCTAGTGGTGATGCCGACGCGGTGCGCTAG